One genomic region from Salvia hispanica cultivar TCC Black 2014 chromosome 2, UniMelb_Shisp_WGS_1.0, whole genome shotgun sequence encodes:
- the LOC125203594 gene encoding receptor-like serine/threonine-protein kinase ALE2 isoform X1: protein MELLLSFVILCAFLFQESAAGLGLLPIKVEPLDLSLYGGRSRLLFQLNVPHPKTFRFRNAAMPPLPVSAHHKHHLRKKTHHISLAPHQGPALSPTVSPTSSPSASNRKSLPPLPSMGLPPPPPNKGCVSVACTEPLTFTPPGTTCACVWPIQVKLQFSISLYAFFPMVSELGQQIAEAVPLNQTQVRIVGADAADPELEKTTVLINLVPLTEAFTSAAAFSIYKKFWSKELSINTSTFGVYDVLYVHYPGLPPSPPAWPSGSATIDVQPYPRGTSGNDPVKPFGADVPRGRRNESSRNMIIIIVLSSVTAFVVCMGFMLLVLSKWRDSARQGLMPQEGKESGGGRLLKVTSRPSSASVSFSSSLMVFTGTAKVFSIEDMERATDNFDSSRIVGEGGFGLVYGGTLDDGRKVAVKVLKRDDQQGGREFLAEVEMLGRLHHRNLVKLIGICPDEHSRCLVYELVPNGSVESHLHGVDKEIAPLDWSARMKIALGSARGLAYLHEDSSPRVIHRDFKSSNILLEHDYTPKVSDFGLARAAMDEAHKHVSTHVMGTFGYLAPEYAMTGHLLVKSDVYSYGVVLLELLTGRKPVDLSQPPGQENLVAWARPLLATREGLETIIDPTLKSAVPLENVAQVAAIASMCVQPEVSHRPFMGEVVQALKLVCNELDETREPASRSVSRDDFSIEVDEQSVGAEITLSGVDLSSSSAALRVRESESFRRQFNSAPLKVERKRKFWQRLRGLSGGSMSEHEYSLQP, encoded by the exons ATGGAGCTGTTGTTGAGCTTTGTGATTCTCTGTGCTTTCTTGTTTCAAGAATCTGCTG CAGGCCTTGGTCTTCTTCCCATCAAAGTTGAGCCTCTTGATCTAAGTCTCTACGGAGGCAGAAGCCGGCTTCTGTTTCAACTCAACG TTCCTCATCCCAAGACCTTCCGTTTTAGGAACGCAGCCATGCCTCCGTTGCCCGTTTCAGCTCATCACAAGCAccatttaaggaaaaaaaccCACCACATTTCTCTTGCACCCCACCAAG GGCCGGCCCTTTCGCCTACTGTTTCTCCAACGAGCTCCCCTTCTGCGAGCAACAGGAAATCTCTCCCACCTTTACCAAGTATGGGACTCCCACCACCTCCTCCTAATAAAG GATGTGTGTCTGTCGCGTGCACTGAGCCGCTGACCTTCACACCACCTGGAACAACATGTGCTTGTGTTTGGCCTATTCAAGTTAAACTACAGTTCAGTATCTCTCTGTATGCGTTTTTCCCTATGGTATCCGAGCTCGGCCAGCAAATCGCTGAGGCTGTCCCGTTGAATCAAACTCAAGTCCGTATCGTGGGAGCAGATGCAGCAGATCCAGAGCTGGAGAAAACCACTGTGCTCATCAATTTGGTACCTCTAACTGAGGCATTCACATCGGCTGCAGCCTTTTCGATTTACAAAAAGTTCTGGAGCAAAGAGCTCTCCATCAACACTTCCACTTTTGGTGTTTATGATGTGCTATATGTTCACTATCCAG GCCTACCGCCGTCTCCACCAGCATGGCCCTCTGGCTCTGCTACAATCGACGTGCAGCCTTATCCCCGCGGTACGAGTGGCAATGACCCAGTAAAGCCATTCGGAGCAGATGTGCCGAGAGGGAGGAGAAACGAGTCTAGCAGAAACATGATCATCATAATTGTTCTGTCATCAGTCACAGCCTTTGTAGTGTGTATGGGATTTATGCTGCTGGTTTTGTCGAAATGGCGCGACAGTGCTCGGCAAGGGCTAATGCCACAGGAAGGAAAGGAATCAG GTGGTGGTAGGTTGCTGAAGGTAACGAGCCGACCGAGCTCAGCCTCCGTGTCGTTCAGCTCCAGCCTTATGGTGTTCACAGGGACCGCGAAAGTGTTCAGCATCGAGGATATGGAGAGGGCCACGGATAACTTTGACAGTTCAAGAATCGTGGGTGAAGGCGGGTTTGGGCTCGTGTATGGCGGGACTCTTGACGATGGGAGGAAAGTGGCGGTGAAGGTTCTCAAGAGGGACGATCAGCAAGGCGGCCGTGAGTTTCTTGCGGAAGTCGAGATGCTTGGCAGACTCCACCACAGAAACCTTGTCAAGCTGATAGGGATATGCCCTGATGAACACTCTAGATGCCTCGTCTACGAGCTCGTCCCCAATGGCAGCGTCGAGTCTCATTTACATG GGGTTGATAAGGAGATTGCTCCTCTTGATTGGTCAGCAAGGATGAAAATCGCGCTCGGTTCAGCCAGGGGTCTGGCCTACTTGCACGAGGACTCGAGCCCGCGTGTCATACACCGGGACTTCAAGTCTAGCAACATCTTGCTTGAGCACGACTACACGCCTAAAGTCTCCGATTTTGGGCTGGCTAGAGCCGCCATGGATGAAGCACACAAGCACGTTTCGACTCATGTCATGGGAACTTTCGG TTACTTAGCTCCCGAATACGCGATGACGGGCCATCTCCTTGTCAAGAGCGACGTCTACAGCTATGGCGTGGTCCTCCTCGAGCTGCTCACAGGGAGAAAGCCAGTCGACCTATCCCAGCCTCCAGGGCAGGAGAATCTAGTGGCCTGGGCCCGGCCTCTCCTCGCAACGAGGGAAGGTCTCGAGACAATCATCGATCCAACTCTCAAATCAGCTGTGCCGTTGGAGAATGTGGCCCAAGTTGCAGCCATAGCATCAATGTGCGTCCAGCCCGAGGTCTCCCACCGCCCCTTCATGGGGGAGGTCGTCCAGGCGCTGAAGCTCGTGTGCAACGAGCTCGACGAGACAAGAGAGCCTGCGTCCAGAAGCGTCAGCCGGGATGACTTCTCCATTGAGGTGGATGAGCAGAGTGTTGGGGCGGAGATAACGCTGTCGGGCGTGGATCTGTCGAGCTCGTCAGCAGCGCTTAGAGTCCGTGAATCGGAGTCGTTTAGGAGGCAGTTTAACTCTGCCCCTTTGAAGGtggagaggaagaggaagttTTGGCAGAGGCTGAGGGGACTCTCTGGAGGCAGCATGAGTGAGCATGAGTATTCATTGCAACCTTAG
- the LOC125203594 gene encoding receptor-like serine/threonine-protein kinase ALE2 isoform X2, protein MELLLSFVILCAFLFQESAGLGLLPIKVEPLDLSLYGGRSRLLFQLNVPHPKTFRFRNAAMPPLPVSAHHKHHLRKKTHHISLAPHQGPALSPTVSPTSSPSASNRKSLPPLPSMGLPPPPPNKGCVSVACTEPLTFTPPGTTCACVWPIQVKLQFSISLYAFFPMVSELGQQIAEAVPLNQTQVRIVGADAADPELEKTTVLINLVPLTEAFTSAAAFSIYKKFWSKELSINTSTFGVYDVLYVHYPGLPPSPPAWPSGSATIDVQPYPRGTSGNDPVKPFGADVPRGRRNESSRNMIIIIVLSSVTAFVVCMGFMLLVLSKWRDSARQGLMPQEGKESGGGRLLKVTSRPSSASVSFSSSLMVFTGTAKVFSIEDMERATDNFDSSRIVGEGGFGLVYGGTLDDGRKVAVKVLKRDDQQGGREFLAEVEMLGRLHHRNLVKLIGICPDEHSRCLVYELVPNGSVESHLHGVDKEIAPLDWSARMKIALGSARGLAYLHEDSSPRVIHRDFKSSNILLEHDYTPKVSDFGLARAAMDEAHKHVSTHVMGTFGYLAPEYAMTGHLLVKSDVYSYGVVLLELLTGRKPVDLSQPPGQENLVAWARPLLATREGLETIIDPTLKSAVPLENVAQVAAIASMCVQPEVSHRPFMGEVVQALKLVCNELDETREPASRSVSRDDFSIEVDEQSVGAEITLSGVDLSSSSAALRVRESESFRRQFNSAPLKVERKRKFWQRLRGLSGGSMSEHEYSLQP, encoded by the exons ATGGAGCTGTTGTTGAGCTTTGTGATTCTCTGTGCTTTCTTGTTTCAAGAATCTGCTG GCCTTGGTCTTCTTCCCATCAAAGTTGAGCCTCTTGATCTAAGTCTCTACGGAGGCAGAAGCCGGCTTCTGTTTCAACTCAACG TTCCTCATCCCAAGACCTTCCGTTTTAGGAACGCAGCCATGCCTCCGTTGCCCGTTTCAGCTCATCACAAGCAccatttaaggaaaaaaaccCACCACATTTCTCTTGCACCCCACCAAG GGCCGGCCCTTTCGCCTACTGTTTCTCCAACGAGCTCCCCTTCTGCGAGCAACAGGAAATCTCTCCCACCTTTACCAAGTATGGGACTCCCACCACCTCCTCCTAATAAAG GATGTGTGTCTGTCGCGTGCACTGAGCCGCTGACCTTCACACCACCTGGAACAACATGTGCTTGTGTTTGGCCTATTCAAGTTAAACTACAGTTCAGTATCTCTCTGTATGCGTTTTTCCCTATGGTATCCGAGCTCGGCCAGCAAATCGCTGAGGCTGTCCCGTTGAATCAAACTCAAGTCCGTATCGTGGGAGCAGATGCAGCAGATCCAGAGCTGGAGAAAACCACTGTGCTCATCAATTTGGTACCTCTAACTGAGGCATTCACATCGGCTGCAGCCTTTTCGATTTACAAAAAGTTCTGGAGCAAAGAGCTCTCCATCAACACTTCCACTTTTGGTGTTTATGATGTGCTATATGTTCACTATCCAG GCCTACCGCCGTCTCCACCAGCATGGCCCTCTGGCTCTGCTACAATCGACGTGCAGCCTTATCCCCGCGGTACGAGTGGCAATGACCCAGTAAAGCCATTCGGAGCAGATGTGCCGAGAGGGAGGAGAAACGAGTCTAGCAGAAACATGATCATCATAATTGTTCTGTCATCAGTCACAGCCTTTGTAGTGTGTATGGGATTTATGCTGCTGGTTTTGTCGAAATGGCGCGACAGTGCTCGGCAAGGGCTAATGCCACAGGAAGGAAAGGAATCAG GTGGTGGTAGGTTGCTGAAGGTAACGAGCCGACCGAGCTCAGCCTCCGTGTCGTTCAGCTCCAGCCTTATGGTGTTCACAGGGACCGCGAAAGTGTTCAGCATCGAGGATATGGAGAGGGCCACGGATAACTTTGACAGTTCAAGAATCGTGGGTGAAGGCGGGTTTGGGCTCGTGTATGGCGGGACTCTTGACGATGGGAGGAAAGTGGCGGTGAAGGTTCTCAAGAGGGACGATCAGCAAGGCGGCCGTGAGTTTCTTGCGGAAGTCGAGATGCTTGGCAGACTCCACCACAGAAACCTTGTCAAGCTGATAGGGATATGCCCTGATGAACACTCTAGATGCCTCGTCTACGAGCTCGTCCCCAATGGCAGCGTCGAGTCTCATTTACATG GGGTTGATAAGGAGATTGCTCCTCTTGATTGGTCAGCAAGGATGAAAATCGCGCTCGGTTCAGCCAGGGGTCTGGCCTACTTGCACGAGGACTCGAGCCCGCGTGTCATACACCGGGACTTCAAGTCTAGCAACATCTTGCTTGAGCACGACTACACGCCTAAAGTCTCCGATTTTGGGCTGGCTAGAGCCGCCATGGATGAAGCACACAAGCACGTTTCGACTCATGTCATGGGAACTTTCGG TTACTTAGCTCCCGAATACGCGATGACGGGCCATCTCCTTGTCAAGAGCGACGTCTACAGCTATGGCGTGGTCCTCCTCGAGCTGCTCACAGGGAGAAAGCCAGTCGACCTATCCCAGCCTCCAGGGCAGGAGAATCTAGTGGCCTGGGCCCGGCCTCTCCTCGCAACGAGGGAAGGTCTCGAGACAATCATCGATCCAACTCTCAAATCAGCTGTGCCGTTGGAGAATGTGGCCCAAGTTGCAGCCATAGCATCAATGTGCGTCCAGCCCGAGGTCTCCCACCGCCCCTTCATGGGGGAGGTCGTCCAGGCGCTGAAGCTCGTGTGCAACGAGCTCGACGAGACAAGAGAGCCTGCGTCCAGAAGCGTCAGCCGGGATGACTTCTCCATTGAGGTGGATGAGCAGAGTGTTGGGGCGGAGATAACGCTGTCGGGCGTGGATCTGTCGAGCTCGTCAGCAGCGCTTAGAGTCCGTGAATCGGAGTCGTTTAGGAGGCAGTTTAACTCTGCCCCTTTGAAGGtggagaggaagaggaagttTTGGCAGAGGCTGAGGGGACTCTCTGGAGGCAGCATGAGTGAGCATGAGTATTCATTGCAACCTTAG
- the LOC125206535 gene encoding protein ROOT HAIR DEFECTIVE 3 homolog 1-like yields MDKECCSTHLIDGDGNFNVEGVDLFMKEVKLSECGLSYAVVAIMGPQSSGKSTLMNHLFGTNFREMDAFKGRSQTTKGIWMARCVGMEPCTVVMDLEGTDGRERGEDDTAFEKQSSLFALAVSDIVLINMWCHDIGREQAANKPLLKTVFQVMMRLFSPRKTTLLFVIRDKTRTPLENLEPVLREDIQKIWDSVPKPEAHRETPLSDFFNVEVVALSSFEEKEELFKEQVASLRQRFHQSIAPGGLAGDRRGVVPASGFSFSAQQIWKVIKENKDLDLPAHKVMVATVRCDEISNEKFSSFSENAEWRELEETVQTEPVRGFGKKLTSIMDACLKEYDFEATFFDEGVRTAKRKNLEDKLLQLVQPAYQSMLGHIRSGALDKFKEAFNNALNEGKGFSAASRDCAKHCISQFEEEAEGVHIEQSNWDSSKVREKLGRDIEAHTESVRTAKLSELTSTYETKLDEALSAPVEALLDGASNDTWPAIRKLLQREKEKAVSGFSGSLTGFEMDNATKDKMVSKLETHARGIVEAKAKEEAGRVLIRMKDRFTTLFSHDADSMPRVWTGKEDIRGITKTARSASLKLLSIMSAIRLEDDGDNIESLLSLALMDPKAAASGNKSITADPLASSSWEKIPPPRTLLTPVQCKSLWRQFKTETEYTVGQAITAQEANKRSNNWLPPPWAIFALLILGFNEFMTLLRNPLYLGVFFMIFLLLKAVWVQMDVANEFRLGVLPGIISVSTKFLPTIMNLVKKLAEEGTSAATTNPNRNASTQSNSSEVNSSGSAHNKSQ; encoded by the exons ATGG ATAAAGAGTGTTGCTCAACTCACCTCATAGACGGGGATGGTAATTTCAATGTCGAAGGGGTTGATCTTTTCATGAAGGAGGTTAAACTTTCAGAATGTGGACTTTCTTATGCTGTAGTAGCCATCATGGGCCCTCAGAGTAGCg GGAAGAGTACATTGATGAATCATCTGTTTGGTACTAATTTCAGAGAAATGGATGCTTTCAAGGGAAG GTCCCAAACCACTAAAGGTATATGGATGGCTAGGTGTGTCGGGATGGAACCCTGTACCGTTGTCATGGATTTAGAGGGTACTGATGGAAGAGAACGAGGAGAG GATGATACTGCTTTCGAGAAACAAAGTTCTCTTTTTGCCCTTGCTGTATCGGATATAGTATTGATAAACAT gtGGTGTCATGACATTGGCCGTGAGCAAGCTGCAAATAAACCTCTTTTGAAAACTGTGTTTCAG GTTATGATGAGACTATTTAGTCCGCGTAAGACAACCTTGTTATTCGTTATTCGTGATAAAACAAGG ACACCTTTGGAAAACCTGGAACCAGTTTTACGGGAAGACATTCAGAAG ATATGGGATTCTGTCCCGAAACCAGAAGCTCATAGGGAAACTCCATTAAGCGATTTTTTCAAT GTTGAAGTTGTCGCTCTCTCTagttttgaagaaaaagaagagctATTCAAAGAGCag GTGGCGAGTCTAAGACAACGATTTCACCAGTCTATCGCTCCTGGTGGGCTTGCCGGTGATAGGCGTGGTGTAGTTCCAGCTTCCGGTTTTTCGTTCAGTGCACAACAAATATGGAAAGTCATAAAGGAGAACAAGGACCTTGACCTGCCTGCTCACAAG GTTATGGTTGCGACTGTCCGTTGTGACGAGATTTCTAATGAAAAGTTCTCATCTTTCAGTGAAAATGCG GAATGGCGTGAATTAGAAGAGACAGTACAAACTGAACCAGTGCGAGGGTTTGGGAAAAAGCTGACGTCAATTATGGATGCTTGTTTAAAAGA GTATGATTTTGAAGCCACATTTTTTGACGAAGGTGTGCGAACTGCAAAGCGAAAAAATTTGGAAGATAAGCTTTTACAG CTTGTCCAACCTGCATACCAATCCATGTTGGGACATATACGCTCTGGAGCCTTGGATAAGTTCAAAGAAGCATTCAACAATGCCCTAAACGAGGGAAAAGGATTCTCTGCAGCTTCTCGCGATTGTGCTAAGCATTGTATATCACAGTTTGAAGAGGAGGCTGAAG GCGTTCATATCGAACAATCAAACTGGGACTCTTCTAAAGTGAGGGAGAAACTCGGCCGAGATATTGAAGCACATACTGAATCAGTTCGGACTGCCAAGTTGTCTGAGCTTACTAGCACATATGAG ACAAAGTTAGACGAGGCGTTGTCTGCACCCGTTGAGGCTTTGTTAGATGGAGCTAGCAATGACACATGGCCGGCAATCAGAAAGCTTCTCCAGCGCGAGAAAGAAAAGGCTGTTTCCGGATTTTCCGGTTCACTTACTGGTTTTGAAATGGATAATGCAACAAAAGATAAGATGGTGTCGAAACTGGAAACGCATGCAAGAGGGATCGTTGAAGCAAAGGCGAAAGAAGAAGCTGGAAGAGTTTTGATCCGTATGAAAGACAG GTTCACAACGCTGTTTAGTCACGACGCTGATTCAATGCCACGTGTCTGGACTGGGAAAGAAGATATTCGAGGAATAACTAAAACGGCTCGTTCTGCT TCGCTGAAGTTGCTATCGATTATGTCTGCTATCCGGCTGGAAGACGATGGTGATAATATCGAGAGTTTGTTGTCCCTTGCTCTTATGGACCCGAAAGCTGCAGCTTCGGGGAATAAGAGTATTACAGCAGACCCTCTGGCCTCGAGCAGTTGGGAAAAG ATTCCGCCACCGAGAACCTTGTTAACACCGGTCCAGTGCAAATCCCTATGGAGGCAGTTTAAAACTGAGACAGAGTATACAGTTGGTCAGGCAATCACTGCTCAG GAGGCCAACAAGAGAAGCAACAACTGGTTGCCACCTCCATGGGCGATTTTCGCGTTGCTTATCTTGGGTTTTAACGAATTTATGACCCTTTTAAG AAATCCTCTGTATCTTGGTGTCTTTTTCATGATATTTCTGCTCCTCAAAGCCGTCTGGGTGCAAATGGATGTGGCCAATGAGTTTCGCCTCGGAGTT TTACCTGGAATTATATCAGTATCCACCAAATTCCTTCCTACTATAATGAACCTTGTAAAGAAGCTAGCCGAGGAGGGGACGTCGGCTGCTACTACGAATCCTAATCGAAACGCGTCTACTCAATCGAATTCCTCTGAGGTAAATTCATCTGGCTCTGCACACAACAAATCGCAGTAA
- the LOC125205256 gene encoding transmembrane 9 superfamily member 7 has product MGRRIPGRITAIVSCLLVLFSSAHSFYLPGVAPRDFARGDELPVKVNKLSSTKTQLPYDYYFLKYCKPTKIQNVAENLGEVLRGDRIENSIYTFNMREEKSCTVACKSHLDAQAAKDFKEKIDDEYRVNMILDNLPVAVLRQRRDGIPSTTYEHGFRVGFKGNYAGSKEEKYFIHNHLSFRVMYHKDPETDTARIVGFEVSPGSINHEFKEWDEKNPNVPTCNQNTKNMVQGSTVPQEVDKDKDIVFTYDVTFKESDIKWASRWDTYLLMNDDQIHWFSIINSLMIVLFLSGMVAMIMMRTLYKDIANYNQLETQDEAQEETGWKLVHGDVFRPPSNYGLLCVYVGTGIQIFAMTLVTMIFALLGFLSPSNRGGLMTAMVLLWVFMGLFGGYSSARLYKMFKGTEWKRNTLKTAFMFPGILFAVFFVLNALIWGEKSSGAVPFGTMFALVCLWFGISVPLVFVGSYLGFKKPAVEDPVKTNKIPRQVPEQAWYMKPVFSVLIGGILPFGAVFIELFFILTSIWLNQFYYIFGFLFIVFVILIVTSAEITIVLCYFQLCSEDYNWWWRAYLTAGSSALYLFLYSAFYFFTKLEITKLVSGILYFGYMLIASYAFFALTGTIGFYACFWFVRKIYSSVKID; this is encoded by the exons ATGGGTCGCCGAATACCGGGTCGGATCACCGCCATTGTTTCATGCTTGCTCGTGCTGTTCTCGTCGGCGCATTCCTTCTACCTCCCCGGCGTTGCGCCTCGTGATTTTGCTAGA GGGGATGAACTTCCTGTGAAAGTGAACAAGCTGTCATCTACTAAGACACAACTTCCATATGACTATTATTTCTTGAAATACTGCAAGCCAACTAAGATTCAGAATGTTGCTGAAAACCTTGGAGAGGTGCTTCGAGGTGATCGTattgaaaattcaatttatact TTTAACATGAGGGAGGAAAAATCTTGTACGGTGGCTTGCAAAAGTCATCTTGATGCTCAAGCTGCTAAGGATTTCAAGGAAAAAATTGATGACGAGTACAGAGTCAATAT GATTCTAGATAATCTTCCAGTAGCTGTACTTAGGCAAAGGAGAGATGGAATTCCATCTACAACTTATGAGCACGGTTTTCGTGTAGGGTTCAAGGGAAACTATGCTGGG AGCAAAGAggagaaatattttattcataaccACTTAAGCTTCAGAGTTATGTATCATAAAGATCCTGAAACTGATACTGCTCGAATTGTTGGATTTGAAGTATCTCCTGGAAG CATTAACCATGAGTTCAAGGAGTGGGATGAAAAGAATCCTAATGTGCCTACATGCAACCAGAACACCAAAAATATGGTTCAGGGGAGTACAGTACCACAGGAAGTGGATAAAGACAAAGACATCGTATTTACTTATGATGTTACTTTCAAG GAAAGTGATATCAAGTGGGCATCCAGGTGGGATACGTACCTTCTCATGAATGACGATCAGATTCACTGGTTTTCAATCATTAACTCCTTGATGATTGTCCTCTTCCTTTCTGGGATGGTTGCCATGATAATGATGAGAACTCTGTACAAAGATATTGCCAACTACAATCAATTGGAAACCCAAGATGAAGCTCAAGAAGAAACTGGGTGGAAGCTGGTTCATGGAGATGTTTTTAGGCCACCATCAAACTACGGGTTGCTGTGTGTTTACGTTGGTACTGGCATCCAGATCTTTGCAATGACACTCGTGACAATGATATTCGCATTGCTAGGTTTCCTATCTCCTTCCAACCGTGGTGGGCTGATGACAGCTATGGTTCTCTTGTGGGTTTTTATGGGGTTGTTCGGTGGATACTCATCTGCCCGTCTTTACAAAATGTTTAAGGGAACTGAGTGGAAGAGGAATACCTTGAAAACGGCCTTCATGTTCCCCGGTATACTCTTTGCAGTCTTCTTTGTGCTGAATGCTCTCATTTGGGGAGAAAAGTCATCCGGTGCTGTTCCTTTTGGAACAATGTTTGCACTCGTATGTCTATGGTTTGGAATATCAGTACCATTGGTATTTGTCGGTAGTTATTTGGGATTCAAAAAGCCCGCCGTTGAAGATCCTGTGAAGACAAATAAGATCCCGAGGCAGGTACCTGAACAGGCCTGGTACATGAAGCCAGTATTCTCTGTACTCATCGGAGGCATCCTTCCATTTGGTGCGGTTTTCATAGAGTTGTTCTTCATCTTGACTTCCATCTGGCTAAACCAGTTCTACTACATCTTCGGCTTCCTCTTCATAGTCTTCGTGATCTTGATAGTCACATCCGCAGAGATCACAATCGTCCTCTGCTATTTCCAGCTCTGCAGCGAAGACTATAACTGGTGGTGGAGAGCTTACCTGACTGCTGGCTCCTCTGCTCTGTACCTCTTCCTGTACTCGGCTTTCTACTTCTTCACCAAGCTGGAAATCACCAAGCTGGTTTCGGGCATTTTGTATTTCGGGTACATGCTCATTGCATCATATGCTTTCTTCGCCCTGACCGGAACGATAGGGTTCTATGCTTGCTTCTGGTTTGTCCGCAAGATATATTCCTCCGTGAAGATCGATTAA